One window of Amaranthus tricolor cultivar Red isolate AtriRed21 chromosome 13, ASM2621246v1, whole genome shotgun sequence genomic DNA carries:
- the LOC130797487 gene encoding glutathione S-transferase F10-like, whose amino-acid sequence MATPVKVYGPPLSTAVSRVLCCLLEKHVHFELINIDMAKGEHKSPDYLKIQPFGQVPAFQDESITLFESRAICRYISEKYASQGNIKLYGTNPLEKASIEQWIEAESQSFNPPSGVLVFQLAFAPRMNIKQDEGLIKQNKEKLSKVLDVYDKRLGESRYLAGDDFSLADLSHLPNTHYLVNGTDVKELLMSRENVGRWWEEISSRESWKKVVEMQNSSLPKKP is encoded by the exons ATGGCAACTCCGGTGAAAGTGTACGGACCTCCATTGTCGACGGCGGTGTCCAGGGTGTTATGTTGTCTCTTGGAAAAACACGTTCACTTCGAACTCATTAATATCGACATGGCAAAAGGTGAACACAAGTCTCCTGATTATCTCAAAATTCAG CCTTTTGGTCAAGTTCCAGCTTTTCAGGATGAAAGCATTACCCTCTTTG AATCCAGAGCAATTTGCCGTTACATATCAGAGAAATATGCAAGCCAAGGAAACATAAAACTGTATGGGACGAACCCATTGGAGAAAGCATCAATAGAACAGTGGATTGAGGCAGAAAGCCAGAGCTTTAATCCTCCATCAGGGGTCCTCGTTTTTCAGCTAGCATTTGCTCCGCGTATGAACATCAAGCAAGACGAAGGCCTAATTAAGCAGAACAAAGAAAAGCTGTCGAAGGTGCTTGATGTCTATGATAAAAGGCTAGGTGAGAGTCGCTATTTAGCTGGAGACGACTTCTCCTTAGCTGATCTATCGCACTTGCCTAACACGCACTATTTAGTGAACGGAACTGATGTGAAGGAACTGTTGATGTCAAGAGAGAATGTAGGAAGATGGTGGGAAGAGATTTCAAGCAGGGAGTCATGGAAGAAGGTTGTTGAGATGCAGAATTCTTCTCTTCCTAAAAAGCCTTAA